The proteins below come from a single Anguilla rostrata isolate EN2019 chromosome 3, ASM1855537v3, whole genome shotgun sequence genomic window:
- the LOC135249862 gene encoding uncharacterized protein LOC135249862: protein MGWRYYFLYYFIWNVQYLVSAQTISKHLGESLIFPLGIERGNISDAIVKKNGVYLFRWKRNEVNREYGDRLTFSQNKTLQLDKLEERDAGAYTVELFDMAGIRTPKEITVILKCLKTLREVHGDLGGPVDVFVENLMAFSEPFDAVWEINGSVIARLNRSGPTYSEKPGGRVEMSPSGECRLTRVRISDAGNHTLEVSVGYLRLRWSRWLVVRVPQPSIDYSCLFGGKAKFRCRAKWEVPTVWILNGTGQGDRAPGHNDQVLDPFTGELICALEDYPDRNASVSFTCIGLDLATTAYILAVCCTFIIVLILSSAEFYIRFKQRRRNQSLQPTAMVPAEDIYYSEAIYVVVSRMFQPPPPSAQEKASYRISQPVEMSTLIYKPSRGQ, encoded by the exons ATGGGCTGGAGATAttatttcctgtattatttcatttggaaTGTACAATACCTCGTGTCTG CACAGACCATTTCTAAACACCTGGGAGAATCTTTGATCTTTCCTCTTGGCATAGAGAGGGGAAACATCTCTGACGCGATAGTAAAGAAAAACGGCGTCTACCTTTTCAGGTGGAAAAGAAATGAGGTGAATCGGGAGTATGGCGACAGGTTGACATTTTCCCAGAACAAGACTCTACAGCTGGACAAGCTTGAGGAAAGGGATGCTGGAGCTTACACGGTGGAGCTGTTTGATATGGCAGGCATACGGACACCCAAGGAGATCACCGTAATCTTGAAGT GTCTGAAGACGCTCCGCGAGGTCCACGGAGATTTGGGCGGCCCCGTAGACGTCTTTGTGGAAAACCTCATGGCATTCTCGGAGCCTTTCGACGCCGTGTGGGAAATCAACGGCTCGGTGATCGCCCGGCTGAACCGATCGGGGCCTACGTACTCTGAGAAGCCTGGGGGTCGCGTGGAGATGTCCCCCTCGGGAGAGTGCAGGCTGACCAGGGTACGCATCAGCGACGCGGGGAACCACACCCTGGAGGTCTCCGTTGGATATCTCAGGCTCCGATGGTCGCGCTGGCTGGTCGTCAGAG TGCCACAGCCGTCCATTGACTACAGCTGCCTGTTCGGCGGAAAGGCGAAGTTTCGCTGTCGGGCAAAGTGGGAGGTTCCCACTGTGTGGATCTTAAACGGGACGGGGCAGGGGGACAGGGCGCCGGGGCATAACGACCAGGTTTTGGACCCCTTCACCGGGGAACTGATCTGTGCACTGGAGGACTACCCTGACAGGAATGCATCTGTGTCATTTACGTGCATAG GGCTCGACCTGGCGACCACAGCCTACATCCTTGCAGTCTGCTGCACTTTTATTATCGTGCTGATTCTATCTTCGGCTGAGTTTTATATACGTTTCAAGCAGCGAAGGCGGAACCAAAGCCTCCAGCCGA CTGCCATGGTTCCTGCGGAAGACATTTACTACAGCGAGGCGATTTACGTGGTCGTTTCGCGTATGTTTCAACCCCCGCCACCCTCTGCCCAGGAAAAGGCCAGTTACCGAATCAGCCAGCCAGTGGAAATGTCCACCTTAATTTACAAACCTTCCAGGGGGCAGTAA
- the LOC135249863 gene encoding T-cell surface antigen CD2-like encodes MRSMHPLPTAHYLQLVKRVAFHIMGLHICAQHVMAQNSSREFRQVGDTIFLHPARTRADVNDVRWKKSNGKTFKLHCGSECEIFENGSLLIKTASKNDTGNYTVESFDSSGRMISRTGIELIIIEAVSRPAVRSSCTLDGRVLLACSVDRGDRVRLQWAGLTNLSSLSPQPAQTETERTLYLFGSTPGHVLCVAENPVSKSKSSRSTVKRCRGRIPACIAFGLFLSIPVCSVVLLKFYRKPAKDSEDMGENIYVTMQGLQDRRLEKQEKEVLDNSVYVTCESLRAIRAET; translated from the exons ATGCGCAGCATGCATCCGCTCCCCACTGCGCACTATCTGCAATTAGTGAAAAGGGTCGCCTTTCACATCATGGGTCTGCATATCTGTGCGCAACATG TCATGGCACAGAACTCATCCAGAGAATTCAGACAAGTTGGGGACACCATATTTTTGCATCCTGCCAGGACAAGGGCAGACGTCAACGATGTTCGTTGGaaaaaatcaaatggaaaaACTTTTAAGTTACATTGTGGGAGTGAATGTGAGATTTTTGAGAATGGATCCCTGCTAATCAAAACAGCCAGTAAAAATGACACAGGAAATTATACTGTGGAATCGTTTGACTCTTCTGGCCGAATGATTTCAAGAACTGGCATTGAGCTCATCATAATAg AGGCCGTATCGCGCCCAGCGGTACGCTCTTCCTGTACGTTGGACGGACGAGTCCTCCTGGCCTGTTCAGTAGACAGAGGGGACCGTGTCAGGCTGCAGTGGGCCGGTCTCACGAACCTATCCAGCCTGTCCCCGCAGCCAGCGCAGACTGAGACCGAGAGAACCCTGTACCTGTTCGGCAGCACGCCTGGCCACGTGCTCTGCGTGGCAGAAAACCCCGTCAGCAAATCCAAGTCCAGCCGATCCACTGTCAAAAGATGCAGAG GCCGTATTCCCGCTTGCATCGCGTTTGGATTGTTTCTCAGTATTCCAGTCTGTTCCGTGGTCTTGCTGAAGTTTTACAGGAAACCAGCCAAGGACAGTGAAG ACATGGGGGAGAACATCTACGTTACCATGCAGGGGCTCCAAGACAGGAGActtgaaaaacaggaaaaggagGTCCTGGACAACTCAGTTTATG TTACCTGCGAATCTCTACGGGCCATCCGTGCAGAGACATGA